GCTTTTTCAAATTGAACCCCCAATAATACAAGAAGTTCAAATGGAGTCTCTCTTTTTAAGATAGTCGCTTTTTGAAAAACTTTTTTATAATCTGTTTTTTCTCTTGGATGAGGCTTGATTAAAACCTCTTTCTCTGAATAATTTTTCATTATTTTTCTATACAACTCTATTTTTTCATTTTCTGAAAGAATATAATCCTCCGATAGTGGTTGAGTGAATAAAATATTTTTTCCATCTTTTAGCACATCTATCTCTGAAGGATAAATTGAGAAAATTTCTAAAATCTCATTTTTTTCATCTTCGCTCTTTAAATTCCACAACTCTTTTAGATTTATCAAAATAACTTTATTCTCTATCTCTTTTGGTATCTCAGTTAATCCTGTCAGATATATCTTTTCTGTTTCTGAATCTACTCCATAAGATTGATATTCAAAAATATTTCCACCTAGTAAAAAATTTTTAAAATTAATTTTTTTCCTATTTCTAGATTTCAATTCATAATTAGCTAATCCATCCTCCAAAATACAATATTTAAATTTACTCTT
The Cetobacterium sp. ZOR0034 DNA segment above includes these coding regions:
- a CDS encoding glycosyltransferase family 52; the encoded protein is MKKKEYSVLYIKTIYTLFIGLLILNRNKTKKYFILNSSLSQEIKDKILKKYEGISIDETIPLKGVKKYWNKFIMAKKINKVIKIFSRNSTVYGYLYKTFIGDILKSKFKYCILEDGLANYELKSRNRKKINFKNFLLGGNIFEYQSYGVDSETEKIYLTGLTEIPKEIENKVILINLKELWNLKSEDEKNEILEIFSIYPSEIDVLKDGKNILFTQPLSEDYILSENEKIELYRKIMKNYSEKEVLIKPHPREKTDYKKVFQKATILKRETPFELLVLLGVQFEKAITIFSTAAFSLGKNIEIDFYGTEIHSKLYKRFGGLENIKIERKKLEVGFSKFLNF